The Exiguobacterium acetylicum genome includes a window with the following:
- the pyrE gene encoding orotate phosphoribosyltransferase, producing MIMVNPIANALLRIKAVTLSPNDPYTWASGLRSPIYCDNRLTLSYPEVRSLIADALAEKVKDLGIEVVAGTATAGIPHAAFVAERLGLPMVYVRSGNKKHGKGNQIEGVIQPGQRVVVIEDLLSTGMSAIEAAEALQAKGANVIRIQAIFSYGMERLSNNLRDAKIDADALLSFEALLETAQQQGDITIEEQNQLANWSKDPVAWSERFTANV from the coding sequence ATTATCATGGTAAATCCAATTGCAAATGCATTACTCCGTATCAAAGCTGTCACGTTATCTCCAAACGATCCGTATACGTGGGCGAGTGGGCTCCGTTCGCCGATCTATTGCGATAATCGGTTGACCCTTTCGTATCCAGAAGTCCGCTCCTTGATCGCAGATGCACTCGCTGAGAAAGTGAAGGATTTAGGAATCGAAGTCGTTGCTGGAACAGCGACGGCAGGTATTCCGCATGCGGCATTCGTCGCGGAACGATTAGGGTTACCGATGGTCTACGTGCGAAGTGGCAATAAGAAACACGGAAAAGGGAATCAAATCGAAGGTGTCATTCAACCAGGGCAACGCGTCGTCGTCATCGAGGATTTATTATCGACTGGAATGTCGGCAATCGAGGCAGCAGAAGCACTCCAAGCAAAGGGCGCGAACGTCATTCGCATTCAAGCGATCTTCTCTTACGGGATGGAACGCTTGTCGAATAATCTCCGAGACGCGAAGATTGACGCGGATGCACTACTGTCGTTCGAAGCGTTACTCGAAACGGCACAACAACAAGGTGATATTACAATAGAAGAACAGAATCAACTCGCGAACTGGTCGAAAGACCCGGTTGCTTGGAGCGAGCGTTTTACTGCAAACGTTTAA